The Candidatus Cybelea sp. genomic sequence CCGTTTTTCCGCCGACCCTCACGACGACGCGAGATGGGTTCGCCTGAATCGAGATCGGATGATCGGGCCCCGGAACTCTGATCGGCTTGTGTGCCATGACGTTTTTCTCTGCTGGACTGTCGCTTTAATTCCTTTGGGCCGAAGACTCAGACCCAGTCTCGCAATGTGAGCGTTACCATTCGCGGTTCCCCGCTTTTGGCGGCGATTTGAAGGTGCAAAATCGTGCCGGGAAGGCCCCGCAGCGCCCGCCGGACTTGCTCGAGCGATTGCGGGACGACACCGTCGATCGAGAGGATGACGTCCCCTCGAACGAATCCGGCTTGCGCCGCCGGCGTGTCTGCCCGCACCGCGTAGACCACGATCTTGCCGGCTTGGTTGATAAGGAGCATCCCCGATCGGTCGTAGCCGTCGCGCGTCTGGAGATTTTCGTTTGGCTTGAGGTTCATCGTCTCGCCGGCGTAATCAAACGTTACGGTAAACTTCTTCCAAACGCCCCCACCCAAGTTTGCCGCGAAGAACGGAGATGCGAAGAAGCCTTGCTTTTGGGTGGAGTAGCCTGCGATGAGATCGTGCAGCACGAAGTCTCCGACTTGCAGCGAACCCAGACGTCCCAGAAATCCCTGGTGGCCTCCTCCTACGCCGTACCCATTAAGGCCGACGGCGCTGTGCACCGCCGGGACGACCTGCGGGTGATCGGCGATGAACGGTACGTAGAGGTTTGCCGCGCTGGTGTCGCCGGTGTCGACCGTACATTCCGACCGGATACCGTCGACCGCGCAGCCGATCTGCGGCACGGTGCCGGCGAAGACGAATGGAACGACGTCGGCAGCGCTCCTGGGCGCGGTTCCCGGCAGCGAGAGCGTGAGCGTTCGAGCGCCGTAGTCGAACGTCGTGACGAATCGAGCGAGGACTTCGAACCCGATCAGGCCGTCGACTCGCTGTCCCGACGCGACGCCGAATCCTTTGCGAATCGGCTCGACCGAAAAAACCTGGTGCCGCAGCAGCGCGTCGCCGATTTCCAGCGAATCGACGACGGCGTAGCTGGATGCCTCGGTCGCCGCTCCGGTGCCGGAATCTTGGGCCACCCCCGACGCGGTGACGTTGATTTCTTTGGCGACAGCCGGATCGATGATGTTGCTGCCGCCCGTGTCGAAGACAAACCGATAGGGTCCTTTGCCGTTGAGCGTAGCGTCGAGGTAGACGTGATTATCTACCAGTTCGATCGGCACCGCCGTGCTGGAGCGGTTGCGGTCGATCGAAAAGTCGTCGACTCGAGATTTTGGCTTGACCAAGGCGGCCTCATCGGTCGCGACGATCCGCGCGGAGCGCACCGTAAGGTCGGACTCGTTGCCTTCGCTGGACTTGGAGACGATACGACGCGGCACCAGGAGTCCGTCGA encodes the following:
- a CDS encoding aspartyl protease family protein is translated as MPGVTYAGTAIDVARTLQQSREALGAEALARGSVLSLTSTATVNGLSGTGDSAAAIGGARIAERTYTPPIAAGDGYDGTSFWNQDQSGLVWTDGSDAGVSQEIDTAYAAGDTLFVPGSGGATIAWDGLRDSGGRHYATLLVTPRRSLVPMQVWIDAVTHMPARYVIPIGPVTYEIDVSQYRSVDGLLVPRRIVSKSSEGNESDLTVRSARIVATDEAALVKPKSRVDDFSIDRNRSSTAVPIELVDNHVYLDATLNGKGPYRFVFDTGGSNIIDPAVAKEINVTASGVAQDSGTGAATEASSYAVVDSLEIGDALLRHQVFSVEPIRKGFGVASGQRVDGLIGFEVLARFVTTFDYGARTLTLSLPGTAPRSAADVVPFVFAGTVPQIGCAVDGIRSECTVDTGDTSAANLYVPFIADHPQVVPAVHSAVGLNGYGVGGGHQGFLGRLGSLQVGDFVLHDLIAGYSTQKQGFFASPFFAANLGGGVWKKFTVTFDYAGETMNLKPNENLQTRDGYDRSGMLLINQAGKIVVYAVRADTPAAQAGFVRGDVILSIDGVVPQSLEQVRRALRGLPGTILHLQIAAKSGEPRMVTLTLRDWV